A stretch of DNA from Tigriopus californicus strain San Diego chromosome 11, Tcal_SD_v2.1, whole genome shotgun sequence:
ACAGACCATCAAGGTTCAATACAAGGTGAATCCAACGTCTGGATTTGTGATCGAGAATGAGGCAGAGCTGAAGAAGACTCTGGAAGGTATTAGCAAGACCATTGGAGAGCAgccacaacagcaacaacaaaaacaacaacaacctccTGTATCCTATCAAACACCAGTTCAACCCATCTCCAACActcaacatcagcaacaagtcCCTCAGACGGGGACTTATCAATCACAATTGGGATACAGCAATAAAAATCAGCAACCCCAACCTGGACCTGAAGAAGGCCCTGCAGAAGAACCCTTtatggaatttgactttggataCAGCAATCTCCTAGGATCTCACAACTCAAACGGTGACAACTCAGGAAATGTCCGAGGGGAGTATTCTTACCCTACCGCAGATGGACAGACCATCAAGGTTCAATACAAGGTGAACCCAACGTCTGGATTTGTGATTGAGAATGAAGCAGAGCTGAAGGAGACTCTGGAAGGTATTAGCAAGACCATTGGagagcagcagcaacagcaacatcaacgacaacaacaacaacaacaacaaactccCGTATCCTATCAAACACCAGTTCAATCCATCTCCAACACTCAGCATCAGCAACAAATCTCTCAGATTGTTCCAATCACGACCACGGCCACACGACCACAATTGGGATACAGCAATGATAATCAACAAACCCAACCTCAACAGAAAGCTCTGGGCGAGGAGTACGCGGCATACAACTTTGGATACAGCTATGACCTCAATTCCCGGAAAGAAACCGCTGATAACTCTGGAAACGTGAATGGAGAGTATAGCTACGTAGATGCCAATGGAGAGAATGTTCGAGTCCAATATAAGGCTGGCCCTCAGATTGGATTTGTCATTGAGAATGGAGAAGAGCCCCAAGGCTCACCAGTTCAAGCCCAAAACGGATTTGCCTACCAGAGTCAGATAAATGCTGCAGGTCAGCAAGCTCTGGATTATCCTGAACTCCCTAAGGAAGATCATTCAGGTCATCAGCAATTGGCCcaaggaaaaaagcaaaatgaggAGGAAATCAAGTATAAACCCTACTCTTTCAACTATCAAGGCGATGAGAGCAGCCGTTTTGAAGAGTCTGATGCTTCCGGAGCCGTTCGTGGCCAATACAACTACATCAACGCTGAGGGGAACACAATCCTTGTCCAATATTCTGCTTCCCCGGACACTGGTTTTGTAATTGAGAACGAGCAAGAGCTCTCCCAAGCATTGGAAAAGGCTACAAAAGATGGGGCTCAAGCTGCGGCCGCTGCTAGAACGGAACAACAACGCAAGCAAGCCGAACAAAAGCAAGAAGTCCAACGGGGATTGTCCGGCTTCAACCAATTCGCAAAAGACCGTCAACACTCCCAACCAGCTTTCCATACCCCTTCCTCCAAGTATTCGcaacaaacccaagttggacAAGTCAAAGGTGCTTCATATCAACGCCCTCATCAACCTCAAGCCCACACTTATGCTCAAGCTTCTGCGCCAACGCTTTCCGTTACCAGCCTCCTTGGTGAGGAGCCAACCAGAAGACGCATTGTCGTCCGAAAAAGGCGTCCCCAGGCCCAAACCGGTCACAGCACCTCCTCAAAGGCCAACCATGCCACGCAGCAAACGAACTATGCCCAAACTGCCAAAGAGCCCGACTACGAATACGAAGATGACTCTGAACAAGGTCCAAACGCCGCCTATTCCTTCTCCTACCAGACAAAAGGCCAAAGTCAGATCGAAAACACAGACGACCAGGGTGAACGAGTGGGAAGCTATAGCTATATTACTCCCGAGGGAACCGAGGTAGAGGTCCGTTACCGAGCAGGACGAAATGGATTCGAGATCTTGAACTGATTGCCGTATGCCATTTGAAAATCGAGTACAAACAGACCAGATGAGGAATCCTCTCGATGCTTCCAAAAACTgtctaaaaaaatcaattctaaCGAAGGGCATTAACCAATAAAAAcccgtttgaaaagaaaaaaaaatataatcatACATTCACTTCCCTTGCATATAACAACTGGATTTTAGTTTGATTTTTGGGGTTTAACGAGAGGTTGAGTTTTTTATTTCTAGCCATTGCGTACTTCAAAGCTGATGTGTCGATATGGGATTTGTGTGACCACTGTATACCATTAGCATGGTTACATCAAAAAGttgtcatcttttttttttttaacacgaAACTACTCATAACTTTGCGTCCATTTTCACCTCATAACACTTCTGTCCAAAACAACATAGGGGAAGACTTTGGCATTATTCGAACAATCTTTCTGGTCACTCAAAGGTGGCCAGCTGGCCTCGTATATTGATTAAAAAGCCGAAAACCGTAAGTACAAGTAGTAAAGCAAGGAGCAAGTTTGGATACTCGTGAGCAGTGCCGCAGTTGTTCCAATTGAAGGAATAAAAATACCCAAGAGAGGCAATTCTCCAGAGGGTAAGACGAATCTGTAATTACATTTTGCTTACTTTGGTTCCATTGCATTATTTTTGACTAGAGGGGCTCTTTCTTCACTTAGTGTAAAACACCTCTTGTATTTTAGAAAATGATATTGAATGTTGGTCTTTGAAAGCTTCCTAGCAAGTCtctttgccaaaacaaaagtGCTCATTCACGCACTGGCGAATCTCTGGAACCTAAACTTCTGTCAGAAAACCACGCCAAATTGAATGGTTACTAGTTATCGAGCAACTTCTGGAGTAGGAAACTCTGCAAGTAATTACAAGTCAATTCGTGACAGGAGACGATATTTCAGTATTACATTGCTTTTAGCATTTAAGTggaaaaatcatgattttcaTCCAATTCCGCAAATTTTCTTGATGGCCGTATATGAGAAGTGACGTAGTTTTATTGGGTTCGAGCCCCATCACGTCCACCCCTTTTTGGGCATGTGTCGTCTTCGTGTCCTCGTTGAATGAGCCTTACTGGCCAATGCTGG
This window harbors:
- the LOC131889922 gene encoding uncharacterized protein LOC131889922, which translates into the protein MRCFQFLACATLAVFVQGAKLGNHHGNVEKPSQLYGPPQETAQAALAEPNQPDQKVPEEASIYQTLPEINQDNWGREKFYKFGYSSQGGKREESSDYQGNVVGSYIQIGVDGEPFEVRYTAGSERGFVIENIDEVRRRTTPIVEEVGAPSAAGTVDVAYTNDGHASQPQQFVQPAQQTHTSQIQRNSFQGMNTKQQSNSILLQYNNENQQPQTGPEEGPAEEPFMEFDFGYSNALGSHNSNGDNSGNVRGEYSYPTADGQTIKVQYKVNPTSGFVIENEAELKKTLEGISKTIGEQPQQQQQKQQQPPVSYQTPVQPISNTQHQQQVPQTGTYQSQLGYSNKNQQPQPGPEEGPAEEPFMEFDFGYSNLLGSHNSNGDNSGNVRGEYSYPTADGQTIKVQYKVNPTSGFVIENEAELKETLEGISKTIGEQQQQQHQRQQQQQQQTPVSYQTPVQSISNTQHQQQISQIVPITTTATRPQLGYSNDNQQTQPQQKALGEEYAAYNFGYSYDLNSRKETADNSGNVNGEYSYVDANGENVRVQYKAGPQIGFVIENGEEPQGSPVQAQNGFAYQSQINAAGQQALDYPELPKEDHSGHQQLAQGKKQNEEEIKYKPYSFNYQGDESSRFEESDASGAVRGQYNYINAEGNTILVQYSASPDTGFVIENEQELSQALEKATKDGAQAAAAARTEQQRKQAEQKQEVQRGLSGFNQFAKDRQHSQPAFHTPSSKYSQQTQVGQVKGASYQRPHQPQAHTYAQASAPTLSVTSLLGEEPTRRRIVVRKRRPQAQTGHSTSSKANHATQQTNYAQTAKEPDYEYEDDSEQGPNAAYSFSYQTKGQSQIENTDDQGERVGSYSYITPEGTEVEVRYRAGRNGFEILN